Genomic DNA from Hordeum vulgare subsp. vulgare chromosome 2H, MorexV3_pseudomolecules_assembly, whole genome shotgun sequence:
agaactcttctacctctccgtctctcttgctggatcaagaaggtcgagatcatcgccgagctgtacgtgtgctgaacgcggaggtgccgtccgttcggtactagatcgtgggactgatcgcgggattgttcgcggggcggatcgagggacgtgaggacgttccactacatcaaccgcgttctctaacgcttctgctgtacgatctacaagggtacgtagatcactcatcccctctcgtagatggacatcaccatgataggtcttcgtgcgcgtaggaaattttttgtttcccatgcgacgttccccaacacctacatattctacggatatctctatcggttgaacctacgtgtcaaggattcagttaatctcgtatgacgttccttttgttcttcgctatgttacttgcgtgatattcgatcgtcggtatctccatacctagttcaatctcgttaccggtaagtatctttacttgttccgtaatacaagatctcgtgactaactctttagtcatattgcttgcaaggcttgttgtgatgttgcattaccgagtgggccccgagatacctccccgtcacacggagtgacaaatcccagtcttgattcaggcaaacccaacaaacaccttcagagatatctgtagatcacctttatagtcattcagttacgttgcgatgtttgatacacacgaggCATTCCtttggtgtctgggagttgcatgatctcatggtcataggacacatacattgacatgcagaaaacggtagcaataaactgacacggtcatatgctacgttcgtagtttgggtcttgtccatcacatcattctcctaatgatgtgatcccgttatcaagtgacgacacttgtctatggccaggaatccttgaccacctttgaacaacgagctagtcaactagaggcttaatagggacagtgtgttgtctatgtatccacatatatatttgagtttccatttaatataattctagcatgaataataaatgattatcatgaacaaggaaatataataataactaatttattattgcctctagggcatatttccaacacttggtCGTCTCCTGGGCTAGCGAAACAGATTCATtgcattttatcgtttgtttccgtccgtagacggactctgtcttctgcatgattgaaATAAATGTTGTGTGGCTTGTGACTTAACTTGTGGCGGGTGTAAGCCAATccgtatactcatctcttcacacATGTATTTGCAATGATTTTTATACTCGCAAAATGCCTAGATGCGCCTCTTTATCCATGTTAAGACCCCGACCCCAAATATGGATAATGCCGCATTATGGACGTTACAACGACGTCAGACCGACGTGACGGACACACTCGTTCGACCCATATTCAGGCTGGATATGAGAGGTGACGATTAGCCCGAATGTTTGAGGCCCGTTTAAGACGTATGTCTCAGTAGTTTTTTCGTGACCGCTGAGTGATCGAATGGCGTGCGTGAAAATTTAAGATGAGTTTGAGAGGTGCGGGTGTATGCTCTTAGAGCTTCTCCAATAGCATATGTATATTTGGATGACTCTATATTCATATAGAACAATAGTCTAAAAAATCTCTCATATACACGTTCAGTTTTGCATCAGAACGTTTATACAGGGACCATGACCGATAGATCGACGTTGGAGAGAGGAACAAATCGTTGCTGCAGTTTAGTTTGGACGACGCATTCACATCGTTCAGGCATGAACATTGTCGAGGTCGATTTAAAAGATGTGTATGTTTGAACGACCATATAAACAAGCTGTTGGACGTCTGTTTTCGGTTTATTTTATGAAAAACAAATATAGACGTTCTTACCGACAAGGTAACGGAGATGCTCGTACCGCGTGCGTTCTGCGTTTTCAAAGTTTCACGTTTTCACGCGCGCGCCCACCACGCGCGCGGGCACACACACGCGGGTCGCCCGTGCGCAGGCCGTTCGCTTCGGCCCCATCATAACTCCGGCGCGGCAGGCTGACGCAAACCGTTGGCGTCCTTTTTCCTGTCAACAACGGCGGCCGCTATTGCCTGGACCTAACACTCCAAGCGAAAACATCACACCAGTTTTTCTTTCAGGGGAAAATCATAGTACTAGCAATAgatcaagagaaaaagaaacaacaTCGAACGAAGCTTCCGTTGGAATTTTCGGCGGGGTCGAGCGCTAGGATCTTGAGATGTCGTCATGCGGCCATATGGTAGCTTGACATGTCGTCAGAGATGTTAAAAATCGTCGACCCCTCCTCCTTCTCGCAGTATACAGTATGTATTCCCGACATCGTGCGTTCTCTCAAACTTAAAAATTGCTTACCAATTAAAAACGGTGACAAATCAAGGCCTCAAACGGAAAGCCGAGGAAGGGAATTCAGAGGTCACAACCCAAGGCAGTGAGTCGGTCAGACTCGTGTCCTTCTGCCTCCCCCCGTGCAGTCAGCGCCGAATTAATAACAAGGATCAAACAACGGGAATTCAAAGGTCCAGACGGGGGACAGCGACgtcttagagcatggttaataatacaGCCAACACTATAAGGACATCTccaatggttgtaagatagttgttggtaattttgacacataggatttttgatgatgtgtcttgcaataaatgaggaaagagagtagggttgtatgtaaattaaccaacatccttgcacaagctccaatgtagaatgagagagcaccttatttattacctcacatctttttggacaaactagatacaacccattggagtagttgtatgttaaggtgttggctgatgacatggcatattttaccaacaagttaaccaacaaactgttggagatgccctaagcaGTTGCCATGTTATATACAACCAACCTAATATCCGGCATACACAATAGTAAATTTTAGATGTGTACTATTTTAGTAGTAGTTGACCCACTATACAATCTCACAAACTGTTTTGGGTCTTGTGTTGCAGCTGGCTACTCACCAAGAGTTtcctctcttctctctcctcctctctctccttcaTCTAAGCAAGGATATAATATTCTAATCCTTATAGCCTGTTTACGTcagcttattgtacttgctcttaggagGTGTTTGTTTTCAGGGACTTTTCTGGTGtacggactaaaaaaagtcctttTTAGGGaatgtttgtttccagggactttttgaTGTACGGACTAAAAAAAATTcattttagtcccatgtgaaacaaacaggagggtctttttttgaacttttttagcACTTTTTCCAACActacccctacttttagcatgtcatttaataacttttagtatattactaggggtaacatggtctttttacatgtcatttaatgacctttaGTCCCTGTTTAATTCATGAAAACAAACAGGTAGGTACTAGGGACTTTTTAGTTGAAACTAAAAAAAAGTCCAGGGTCTTCTAAAACAAAGGGCCTGAGTTCCCATGTGGATTAACAACCTCAGACTTTTATTGGTATGTATAAGTATAAAGCCATTTTGTCTTTCCTCCCTTGCTTACTTCACACCTCTCGTCGTCCTCGTCTTCGAATTGCGGGGGAAGGCAAGCGAGCACCGAGCAGAGCAGAAAAGCATAGGCGCATGAGGAGAGGCACAGCTCCCGCACCTTTCGTCTAGGATTCGATTCTTCCATGATTCACGAGGGCAGGCCATGTCTCCCCTGCTCCTCCAGTCCCTCTGCATACTCCTCCTCGCAGGTACCGCCGTCCGGCCTccccttcttcttgtcttctcttttcttcttggtgtGCGTGAGAGCTGAATTGCGCGTGGAGTCCGTCTAATTTGAGGGGGTCGATTACTCTTGAAGGTGAGGTGGTGCTGATAGGCGCGCAgagcgccggcggcggcggcggcggcgacaaggAGGTGCTGGTGGAGCTCAAGCGGTTCCTGGTCTCTAACAACAAGGTCAACCGCGGCGGCTACGACGGGTGGCAGGAGTCGGACCCGTCGCCGTGCGGGTGGAAGGGCGTGACCTGCGACGGGGGCGGCCGCGTCTCGTCGCTCAACCTGACGCGCTCGACCATCTCCGGCCCGGTGTTCGGCGGCTTCTCGCGGCTCCCGGCGCTCACGTCGCTCGACCTCTCCGACAACTCCATCACCGGCGCGCTCCCCGCCGCCGACCTCAACCAATGCCGCGGCCTCCTGCACCTCAACCTCTCCCACAACCTCATCACCGGGCCGCTCGTCCTCTCCGGGCTCACCAGGCTCCGGGTGCTCGACGTGTCGGGGAACCGGCTGGACGGCGCCGTCGCCGTCAACTTCCCGGCGATATGCGCCGACCTCACCCTGCTCGACCTGTCCACCAACAATCTCACGGGCAGCGTCACCGGCCTGTTGGACGGCTGCGCCAGGCTCGACAAGGTCGACCTCAGCTCCAACAACTTCACCGGCGAGCTCTGGCCGGGAATCGCGAGATTCAGGGAATTCAGCGCCGCCGAGAACAACCTCACCGGGAGCGTCCCATGGAGCACGTTTCCTGATGGCTGCAGGCTCCAATCCTTGGACCTCTCCGCGAACCAGCTGGTCGGGGGCTTCCCGGATTCCATCGCCAATTGCacgaatttgacctacatgtcgCTGTGGGGGAATAATTTCACCGGGAAGATACCTGCCGGAATCGGGAAGCTCGCCGTCCTCGAGACGTTGATTCTTGGAAAAAACAAGTTCGATCGGCAGATACCGCCGGACCTGACGAACTGCGGGAGGCTTCAGTTCTTGGACATCAGTAGCAACATGTTTGGAGGCGACGTGCAACAGATTTTCGGCAACTTTACGAGCTTGAAGTATCTTGTGCTTCATCACAATGAATACACCGGCGGCATCGTGGCCTCCGGCGTCCTCCGGCTACCGCTGCTCGCTAGGCTCGACCTCAGCTTCAACCAGTTCACGGGCCAACTCCCTCCACAGGTGGCCGACATGAAGAGCCTCAAGTACCTGATGCTCGCAGAGAACAACTTCTCCGGCACGATACCGCCGGAGTACGGACGGCTCGCCGAGCTCCAGGCTCTGGACCTGTCTAACAACACGCTCTCAGGTGTGATTCCGGCGACAATAGGGAACCTCACGTCGCTCCTATGGCTGATGCTCGCCGGGAACCAGCTCTCCGGCCAGATACCACCTGAAATCGGCAACTGCACTAGCTTGCTCTGGCTGAACCTGGCCGACAACCTGTTGACTGGCAGGATTCCACCGGAGATGGCAGAGATAGGGAGGAATCCCGGCCCAACCTTCGCCAAGAACCGGAATGATACGAGCGTGCTCGCCGGCTCCGGCGAGTGCCAGGCCATGAAACGGTGGATCCCGGCGAGCTATCCTCCGTTCAGCTTCGTATACTCCGTCATGACTAGGGAGAGCTGCCGCACCATATGGGACCGCATGCTCAAGGGCTACGGAATCGTCCCAATCTGCACCAACTCGTCGTCGCCGGTGAGGTCCAACACGGTCTCCGGGTACGTGCAGCTGTCAGGGAACTTGCTCTCCGGACAGATACCGTCAGAGATCGGTGCAATGCGGAACCTCAGCTTGCTCCACCTCGACGGCAACCGTCTCACGGGGCAGCTGCCGGCGGAGATCGGCCGACTTCCGCTCGTCATGCTGAACGTCTCGAGGAACAACCTCTCGGGCCCGATTCCGTCGGAGATCGGCGACATTCTGTGCATCGAGAGGATGGACCTGTCCTTCAACAACCTCTCCGGCGAGCTCCCGGCGAGCCTGTTCAAGCTCACCGAGCTGTCTATGTTCAACGTGTCATACAACCCACTCCTCTCCGGCAATGTCTCCACCACCGGCCAGTTCGGCACCTTCGACGAGCAGTCCTTCCTCGGCAATCCGCTCATTTCATTGCATCAGGGTGGAGCTGCCGGTAAGCAGCAACCACCACGACCGGAAGCTGCCGATGCTCCTGGAGTTAGGACAGGCGGCATACCAAGAACCATCGTCATGTGGCTGCTTTTCTCCCTCGTCATCGCCTTCATCGCCGGCACCGTCGTGTTCGCGATCACCAGCCTACGCGCCCGGTTCCCGGTGGACCAGGAGCCGGAGCCGGACTCGTTCTCCTGCGAGCACTCCAAGGGCAAGTACGCGTTCGGACTGTCCTCGTCGCCGCCGTCCGGGTCGTCGTCGGCCACGGGGTGCTCCTCCTCGACGGAGGGGGTGAAGGTGTTCCGGCTGGACAAGACGGCGTTCACCTACCGCGACATCGTGGCTGCCACGGGCAACTTCTCCGACGACCGGGTGATCGGGCGCGGCGGCTCCGGCGTGGTGTACCGCGGCGTGCTCCCCGACGGCCGCGCCGTGGCGGTGAAGAAGCTCTCGAGGCCGCGCGACGGCGTGGACGGCGACAGCGAGCGCGAGTTCCGCGCCGAGATGGAGGTGCTGGCCGACCGGATGGGGTTCACGTGGCCGCACCCGAACCTGGTGACGCTCTACGGGTGGTGCCTCTCCGGCGGCGCCAAGATACTGGTCTACGAGCGGCTCGACGGCGGCAGCCTGGAGGCGCTGATCTGCGACACGGCGGCGTTCGGGCGGGCGGCGCGGCTGGACGCGGCCGTGGGCGTGGCGCGGGCGCTGGCGTTCCTGCACCACGAGTGCGTGCCCGCCGTGGTGCACCGCGACGTGAAGGCCAGCAACGTGCTCCTGGACGGCGAGGGGCGCGCCAAGGTGACGGACTTCGGGCTGGCCAGGGTGGTCCGCCCCGGCGACACCCACGTGAGCACGATGGTGGCCGGCACGGTCGGGTACGTGGCGCCGGAGTACGCGCAGACGTGGCGCGCCACGACCAAGGGCGACGTGTACAGCTACGGCGTGCTCCTCATGGAGCTCGCCACGGGCCGGCGCGCCGTAGACGGCGGCGAGGAGTGCCTGGTCGACTGGACCCGGCGCACCGCGAAGGAGGGCCGGAAGCAGCAAACGGAGGATCAAAAGACGGCCGGCGGCACGGTGTCCTGGGAGCTGCTGGCGCTGGGCATGCGGTGCACGGCCGACGCGCCTCACGAGCGGCCGGACATGCCGGACGTGCTCGCCGCGTTGCTCGACATCGCTGGTGCCGCGAACGGCGACGCGGGCTGTGCGTACTGCAGGAGCTCGGAGCACAGCGGCGGCGAGCAAACAAGTTCTGTGAGATAGGTGTCCATTCAAGGTTACAGGAGACAAAATTCATTACAGGAAACAAAATTCATTCCTTCGTGTACAAAAATGCGGTTGCTTAGTTGAGCCTGACGTCCATTGGAACCAGGGCAGGGCGCATGTACGTAACGTAGGTAGGAGCAAAGACAAGAAGCAAAGTTTTTGGTAGCGCACAATGCAGATACAGTTTTGGCTTGGTGTAGTGGCAAAGCAACTTGatcgcgtgcgtgcgtgcgtgcgcgcGCAACAACCTGCTGGTTTTGTTTGGCTTGGTGCGATGGGCCGGTCGCCGTCTTGGACCAAGAGTCCACCATGACCCCTGTTCATCGCGGCCAAGGAATAGTGTACGTACGAGAGAGACCAAGGCGGCAAGTTGTCAAAGATTGCGATGGCCGGCTGTTTGCGACGCACATGATGGTAGCATGGCCATGGCCATGGAGAGAACACACCGTCCAAGTCTTTTGCAAAGCCGTTGGTAAAGCGCGCCGCACACATGCGTCGGTCGGTGCTCGACCCATGGCCATGAGGGGCAGGGCAAAAGCGCGCGGTCTCAACAGAAAGAAAGCTCATTCCattcctcaaaaaaaaaaaaaaacagataGAAAGCTCACGATGAACCATCATGATCATTCAGACGCGACCGTCTTCCATGATGGCGAATCGGATCCGTCGGGGGCGCTGCACTACTACTGAACGGGACGAGACGAGGCGTGCACGGCTGGTGCGCCAGTGGTGAGGTGAGGCGAGTCGCCGCTCTCTCGACAGCACACGGTCTCACTGCACGGCGGGCAACGCACTTTCTCCACGCAAGTAGCCAAACCTTTCCGTTTCCGTTTGCGTTTTGTTTGTTTCCACCCGGTCCAGGATGGCTGCGGGCTGCCGCCGCGCGTGTGCAAACCTCGTGGGCGGAAATGGGCCGTTCGCGCGTGCAGCGTGCTGGCTCGATCGACCCTCGTACACACCGACTGATGAGGCAAGTTTCCCTTTCCCAGGACTGCTGTAGCTAGGACACAAATGTGTCGTCCGATACTGATCCGACGGCGAGCCATGGGCATAAACCATGGATCAAACGTTGCATTGCAAATCTGACCATGCAGTGAGTGTGAGTGTCGGTTCCAGAATCCCACCAgacagcacaaacatgatgagataCACATGCAGGTTTCACAGGACTTAAAGGGTGCTTGGATTCAAGAGagtaaaactagtctgactaaaactagtctccttaagaggctaaagttccaagcatccCTGACTGAAGAGAGGCTAAGAGGGTGCTTGATAcgatttagtcccatgactaaaagtaaaaagactaaaacttgctagcctcacccatgcttggatccaagtactaaagagaATAAAATCAAGTTGATGagtatttattatcctccaaaccctccaatccagaacttacATGAGGAGTTAAATAAGGAGatagaggactaatgcacattttagtaggggtacccctgactaaaagattttagactcaagactagttttagcctctctttagtcaggggtgcttggaactttagcctcttaaagagactagttttagtcagactagttttagtctcttggatccaagcaccctctaaaacTAGTCTCGagactaaaatcttttagtcaggggtacccctactaaaatgtgcattagtcctctctctcctcatttaactcctcatgcaagttctggattggagggtttggaggataataaatgctcattaacttgattttagtctctttagtacttggatccaagcatgggtggggctagcaagttttagtctcattacttttagtcatgggactaaaacgtatcaagCACCCTCTTACACTTCTCCCCTTCTACTCGTACAAGACTTAAACTAACACTCTTTGTTAGACTGAGATAACTTGGCAGCCACTTCTATCGCATGCATGGCTTATCCATGCAAGGCATCTTCTCAGTCATGCCTACAATATAGGATCGCTAACCGATTCTGTTGTAGctagtgcgtgtgtgtgtgtgtcttctCTCCCATCCTCTGTACCGCTATATAATGTACTCCTTGAGGATCAATAACACACGCTGGTTTCCATCtccattcatgcatacaaaatacATTCAACATGGTATCAGTTTAGGTCCTCTGGCCTCCATGCCTCCCACCACAGCCGCCGCCGAGGCGGCCACCGCtgcatccctctcctcctcctcctcttcctcctcagagcTCGCCGGTCTATCCTCCTCCGGCCCCAACCCCTACGCCCTCGGCCTCTTCGGCATCCGCGCCGTCATCGACTACAAGCTGGATCTCCACACCGGCCCCTACTCCACCTGGCACGACGACATGGAGTTGCAGGTCGCCAAGTTCGGCCTCCTCGACCACCTGGCTCCCGGCGCCACCGCCCCGCCTGGCGACACCACCTGGCGTCTCCTCGATCTCGACATCAAGTCGTGGATCCTGGCCACCATCTCCGACGAACTCAAGGCCATGGTCAAGGGCAACTCCTCCGCCCGTGACGTGTGGGTCGCTCTCGCTGCCATCTTCACCGGCAACCGACGCGCTCGCCAGATGCAACTCACCAccgaactcctgcaccaagtccaAGGAACACAACCCGTCACCTCCTACTGCGGCCGCATCAAGGCCATCGATGACGCGCTCGCCGACGTCGCGCTGCCGCAGACGGACGACGCGTTGATCGTCGCCCTCATCTGCGGCCTCCACGCCCGTCACAAGATGACCGCCAAGATCATCCAgcgggagtcggccacgatcTCCTTTGCCGAAGCGCAGAACATGCTCGTCCAGGACGAGACGATGGAGCAGTCTTCAGATCGGCTCGCCACCAACACCGCCCTTCTCGCGGCACATCGCCCCGTGCCCACCGGCAGCCACGGCGGTCAGGGGTCTTACGGCCCTTCCGGCGCCTCCTCCAACCCCAACACCGGCGGCTCCGACGGCCCTGGTTCCCCATTGCTGAACCACGCAAACCGAAGCGGAAACGCTTCAGCAACCATGGCGGCTACGGCTCAGGCTCCGGCTGGACTCCTCCCAACGGCGTTCTTTCCTGGACCGGCGTCGTTCAAGCCTGGCCGCAGCAGATCACTCCTCCTCGTCCCGCTGGCGCACCTGGGATCCTTGGATCTCGCCCTCCCACACCACAGGCGTACACCATGTACGCACCGCTCCACCCTCATCCAacgtacgccgcaccgctgggcCTCTCGCCCCTGCCGAACGGCACGCCACACCCACCTGCGCCTCCACAACCTGCTCCGCCTCCACCAGCTTTCCACCCACAGGCAGCGCCAAGCTTTGAGCAGTCAGCCCTGATCGGTGCCCTGCAGGACATGTCCCTCGCCTCGTCCGGCGGCTGGTACGCCGACTCCGGCGCCTCTGCTCACTTCTCGGCCACGCAAGATAATCTCTCTCACTCTACACCTGTTGACAATCATTCCCCGGTTATCGTTGGTAATGGCGACCACCTCCGTGTCACCCATCTTGGTTACACCTccatcccctctctctcccgtccTCTATACTTACAACGTGTCCTTGTTGCACCCCACATCATCAAGAATTTACTCTCTGTTCGTCACTTCACCATTGATAACCTTGTTTCTATGGCATTTGATCCTTTTGGTGTCTCTGTGAAGGATCTTCGCACGGGAGCTCTTCTTCTGCGATGTAACAGCACCGGCGATCTCTACCCGCTCTTTCCGTCGACCTCCACCGACCCGATCGTCGCGCTCATCACCGCTGCCTCCAACATATGGCACCGCCACCTCGGCCATCCTGGCGCCTCCTCtagtttcaataaatcatttcctTGTAATAAACTCGAAGGATTGTGTCATGCTTGTCAACTAGGAAGGCACACGCGCCTCCCTTTCAACTCATCAACTAGTACCACTTCCGCTGCATTTCAACTTGTACACTGTGATTTATAGACTGCCCCTGTACCCAGTATTTCCGGTTGCAAGTATTATTTgattattgttgatgattttaccCATTTCATGTTGGAGCTTTCCTATGCGTTTTAAATCCGACGTTCACCCCACTCTCTCCCACTTTCACGCCTTCATCCGAACCCATTTCCACTGCTCTATTGGAACCATCCAATGCGACAATGGCAAAGAGTTCGACAACGTCGCCAACCGTACATATATCGCTCCCTTAGGGACTACCCTTCGCTTTTCCTGTCCTTACACATCTCCTCAAAATGGCAAAGCGGAGCGTGCCATTCGCACAACCAACGACATCATTCGCACCATCCTCATTCAAGCTTCTATGCCTCCATCATATTGGGCCAAAGCCCTCGCCACCGCCACTCATCTTCTCAATATTCGCCCCACCAAACCCTTATCTTTCTCCACACCGCATGAAGCATTATTTCATGCCCCTCCAGTTACGACCATCTTCGCGTCTACGGTTGCCTTTGTTTCCCCAACATCACCGCCCAAACCCCCCCACAAGCTAGATCCTCGCTCCATTGCCTGCGTTTTCATCGGCTATGCCACTGAACACAAAGGTTACCGCTGCCTAGACCCACAATCCAACCGCGTCTACACCTCTCGCCATGTCACCTTCGACGAGCACGTCTTTCCTTTCTCCGCTTCCTACACTCCCGAGCCCTCCTCCTACACCTTTCCTCACCACCACGATAACTCCCTTCTCCCAGGTGTCATCTCCCCCATGCTTGACCCTGCCTTACCCCCACCCGCGCCAGATCCACCCACGTCCGGTGCACCAACTCCACTGCATGGCCCCGGTCCCAGCACCCATGCAGCCCAGCCAGAGCAAACCGCGCCAGACCCTCCCACGTCCGGTGCATCCCCTACTCTGCATGGCCCCGGTTCCCGCACCCATGCAGCCCAACCAGAACCACCCACGTCGCCCCATCCCACATCCCACCAGCCCGGTCCCGCCTTCCCACTGCATGGCTACGGTTCCCGCGCCCATGCATCCCATATCCCGCCAGCACCACCCCACCAGCCTGGCCCCGCATCACCAACTCCTTCCCAGCTAGCTCCTGCCTCCCCTCATCCCGGTCCATCCTCTCCACCACCCAGCGATCCTCCTGCGCGCCGGCTTCCCACTTGCCCATCTAAGCCGCCGCGAGCTCCTTCTTCGATCCGCACTCGATCGCAGGCCGGCGTTTTTCGCCCCAGGAAGATCTTCGATCTCTCCGTCACCACGCCTCCCTCTCCCATTCCCCGCAACTTTCGCGCCGCTCTGCTTGACAGCAACTGGTCCGACGCCATGCACGCCGAGTTCAGCGCTCTCCAACAGAACAACACTTGGACGCTCGTTCCCAAGCCTCCCGGCGCCAACGTTGTCTCCGGCAAATGGGTCTTTCGCCACAAGTTCCACTCCGATGGCTCCCTCGCTCGTCACAAAGCCTGTTGGGTCGTCCGCGGTTTCTCTCAAGAACACGGGATCGACTACGACGAAACCTTCTCCCCCGTCGTCAAACCAACCACCATTCGCATCGTCCTCTCTCTCGATGTTTCGTCCGACTGGCCGATTCATCAACTCGACGTTAAAAACGCTTTCCTCCACGACACTTTATCCGAAACAGTTTACTGCCAGCAACCCCACGGCTTTGAAGACGCCACTCACCCCACTCACG
This window encodes:
- the LOC123425448 gene encoding probable LRR receptor-like serine/threonine-protein kinase At1g74360 translates to MSPLLLQSLCILLLAGEVVLIGAQSAGGGGGGDKEVLVELKRFLVSNNKVNRGGYDGWQESDPSPCGWKGVTCDGGGRVSSLNLTRSTISGPVFGGFSRLPALTSLDLSDNSITGALPAADLNQCRGLLHLNLSHNLITGPLVLSGLTRLRVLDVSGNRLDGAVAVNFPAICADLTLLDLSTNNLTGSVTGLLDGCARLDKVDLSSNNFTGELWPGIARFREFSAAENNLTGSVPWSTFPDGCRLQSLDLSANQLVGGFPDSIANCTNLTYMSLWGNNFTGKIPAGIGKLAVLETLILGKNKFDRQIPPDLTNCGRLQFLDISSNMFGGDVQQIFGNFTSLKYLVLHHNEYTGGIVASGVLRLPLLARLDLSFNQFTGQLPPQVADMKSLKYLMLAENNFSGTIPPEYGRLAELQALDLSNNTLSGVIPATIGNLTSLLWLMLAGNQLSGQIPPEIGNCTSLLWLNLADNLLTGRIPPEMAEIGRNPGPTFAKNRNDTSVLAGSGECQAMKRWIPASYPPFSFVYSVMTRESCRTIWDRMLKGYGIVPICTNSSSPVRSNTVSGYVQLSGNLLSGQIPSEIGAMRNLSLLHLDGNRLTGQLPAEIGRLPLVMLNVSRNNLSGPIPSEIGDILCIERMDLSFNNLSGELPASLFKLTELSMFNVSYNPLLSGNVSTTGQFGTFDEQSFLGNPLISLHQGGAAGKQQPPRPEAADAPGVRTGGIPRTIVMWLLFSLVIAFIAGTVVFAITSLRARFPVDQEPEPDSFSCEHSKGKYAFGLSSSPPSGSSSATGCSSSTEGVKVFRLDKTAFTYRDIVAATGNFSDDRVIGRGGSGVVYRGVLPDGRAVAVKKLSRPRDGVDGDSEREFRAEMEVLADRMGFTWPHPNLVTLYGWCLSGGAKILVYERLDGGSLEALICDTAAFGRAARLDAAVGVARALAFLHHECVPAVVHRDVKASNVLLDGEGRAKVTDFGLARVVRPGDTHVSTMVAGTVGYVAPEYAQTWRATTKGDVYSYGVLLMELATGRRAVDGGEECLVDWTRRTAKEGRKQQTEDQKTAGGTVSWELLALGMRCTADAPHERPDMPDVLAALLDIAGAANGDAGCAYCRSSEHSGGEQTSSVR